CGCGGCAGGAAGGGGACAGGTATTTATGTCTGTCCGACTATTTTGCTCCCATCGATTCAGATGCGATGGACGTCGTCGCCTTCCACCTTGTGACGATGGGGGCGCGCGCTTCGAAACATTCCGCGCAGCTGTTCGCTTCCAATAATTATAAAGAGTATCTTTACTTCCACGGATTAAGCGTCGAATCGGCCGAGGCGCTTGCCGAGTTGTGGCACAAGAGGATCCGCGAGGAACTGGGGATCGCCGGCAGCGATTCGCCGGATATCAAACGGCTTTTCAGCCAGGGATACCAGGGGTCGCGGTACAGTTTTGGGTACCCGGCGTGCCCGAATCTCGAGGATTCGGCGAAACTGTTCCAGCTTCTTCAGCCCCAACGCATCGGCGTGAAACTGTCCGAGGAATTCATGATGGAGCCGGAGCAGTCGACCGATGCCATCATCGTCCACCACCCGGAAGCGAAGTATTTCAACATCAAATAAGAAAACGGAATGTTCTTTTTTCATCCGCGCAATGTCCAATCATCAGAAGGAAAATAACGGCAATGGCAAATCTTGTACTTGTTCGTCACGGCGAATCACAATGGAATCTTGAGAACCGCTTCACCGGCTGGGTCGATGTTCCCCTCTCTGCAAAAGGAGAGAAGGAAGCCCAGGCTGCCGGAGAGAAACTGAAAGGATACAAGTTCGATGAGGCGTTTTGCTCGGTCCTCCAGAGGGCAAAGCGAACGCTCTCGATCATCATGCAGGTGACCGGGCATCCTCCGATCCCGACACAGTTCGACCAGGCGCTGAACGAGCGGCACTACGGCGCGCTGCAGGGACTCAACAAAGAAGAGACCGCGAAAAAATACGGCAAGGAGCAGGTGCACATCTGGCGGCGCAGCTACGATGTTCCCCCTCCGAAAGACAAGACCGAGTTGAATCCGGAAGGGATCAGCGAAAGCCTGAAAGACACGGCAGCGCGGACGCTTCCGTACTGGGAGAAAAAAATATTTCCCGAGCTCGTCAAGGGCAAAAGCATCATCGTTGCGGCGCACGGCAACAGCCTTCGCTCCATCGTCATGCATCTTGACAACCTGACGAAAGAGCAGGTACTTGAATTGAACATACCGACCGGCGCTCCGTTGTTGTATGTTTTTGACAAGTCGGGTAAGATCCTCGAACATCGTTATTTATAGCGATGTTGGGCGGAGGGATAGATTTTTTAGTTGAAATTTCAGCCGGATTTTACTATACTTTCTGAAAGAGAAAAATTCGAAAAAGGCGTTGAGTTGTTCAACAGCCGTCGTTTTTTCGAATGCCACGACGTGATCGAAGAAGTATGGATGGAGTGGCGCGGAAGCGATCGAACGTTCTTTCAAGGGATTATTCATATTGCCGTCGGTTTCTACCATCTCGGCAACGAGAATTTTCGGGGCTCGCGGAGTCAATTCCTGAAGGGAATAGCGAAGCTCGAACGGTATCAGCCTTCGTACTACGGCGTTGAACTGGAAAATTTTTTGAAACAGACGTCCCGATGCCTTCATTGGGTGATGGAGCGCGAGCAAGGGACGGGAACAGCGCCGTTCGACGAGAGCTTGATCCCGACGATCCAGTTTGTGAACACTAACAATTGAGAAAATATTACGATAAGAAGGAGATGTAGTTATGGCAACAATGATCACCGAGGAGTGTATCAACTGCGGCGCTTGCGAACCGGAATGTCCGAACACGGCAATCTACGCGGGCGGGGCTCAATGGGAATTTAAGGGGGCGATGCACGATGCATTGTCGAACGATTTTTATT
The Bacteroidota bacterium genome window above contains:
- a CDS encoding 2,3-bisphosphoglycerate-dependent phosphoglycerate mutase produces the protein MANLVLVRHGESQWNLENRFTGWVDVPLSAKGEKEAQAAGEKLKGYKFDEAFCSVLQRAKRTLSIIMQVTGHPPIPTQFDQALNERHYGALQGLNKEETAKKYGKEQVHIWRRSYDVPPPKDKTELNPEGISESLKDTAARTLPYWEKKIFPELVKGKSIIVAAHGNSLRSIVMHLDNLTKEQVLELNIPTGAPLLYVFDKSGKILEHRYL
- a CDS encoding DUF309 domain-containing protein, producing the protein MKFQPDFTILSEREKFEKGVELFNSRRFFECHDVIEEVWMEWRGSDRTFFQGIIHIAVGFYHLGNENFRGSRSQFLKGIAKLERYQPSYYGVELENFLKQTSRCLHWVMEREQGTGTAPFDESLIPTIQFVNTNN